AGATCTGCAGCGTAGAAATCTGCCAACAGCTCTGCATCTCTGGAAGCTCTTTGCATGAATAATTTGCTGATTGCAACCATGAATCTCGAAAGCAATACAAATCCTGCGAGAACAACTATTCTCAGAATACCAATCAGAGGATTGAAATCAACTATGAATGATGTTGCTGCTCCAAGACCCAGACGAATGTAGATGTACAGATAGATGATACCTACAAAAAAACCCGGAATATGGCTCAGGATTTTGGTAATCGAGTCTTTGTTTCTGATATGCCCGAGTTCGTGAGCGATAATAGACTTGACTTCTTCGGGCAATAGGAAGTCCAGAGTGTTACTATGCAAAATAATGGAGCTTCCAATAAGCGGAAGGCTAAACGTGAAGGCATTTGGCATAGGTGAATGAATTACGAAAATATTATTCACAGCTAAATCATTGTGCGCTGCTAACTCCTTTGTCCATGCAACAATTTCATCTCGGCCATACTCACACTTCCATTCTTCTTCCTCGTCATACTCCGGGTAGATTCGGGTCATGCCCGCCCTATTCATGATACTCAAAACAAAAAGGTATAGCAGAATCATCTGTGCTAAAGCTATCCCTGTAAAAACAGAGATTGATGCATATGGATTTGATAGCGCTAAATCAAAACCGAGTATGATTGGAGTTCCCTCATCAAATGTTAGAACGGATACAAAGGCAACCTGAAACAAATCCAATACTAGAAAAATGAGAAATGCGGTATTTCTACGGTTCCGAATGAATGCCCTATTCTTTGCCTTTTGCAATTAGCTCACCTGTTCTTCTATCTCGATTATCAAAGTACGATTTGAAGTCTCCGCATTTGGTTGATTCTTCTTCTATTCACTACATAAATAGGATGAACTGCTTTCATACTCTCCTTTTGGAAACATAATCGGCTATTTCTACGCCGTTATGGACTTAAGACTTT
This genomic stretch from Candidatus Thorarchaeota archaeon harbors:
- a CDS encoding M48 family metalloprotease: MQKAKNRAFIRNRRNTAFLIFLVLDLFQVAFVSVLTFDEGTPIILGFDLALSNPYASISVFTGIALAQMILLYLFVLSIMNRAGMTRIYPEYDEEEEWKCEYGRDEIVAWTKELAAHNDLAVNNIFVIHSPMPNAFTFSLPLIGSSIILHSNTLDFLLPEEVKSIIAHELGHIRNKDSITKILSHIPGFFVGIIYLYIYIRLGLGAATSFIVDFNPLIGILRIVVLAGFVLLSRFMVAISKLFMQRASRDAELLADFYAADLTGPKQTMNALIRLGQRVETLTIFVEELRWLESLSEENRCKLTEEQLREMVFSYRLDQLDETNAKEEAPRIYLNRKLKNFRNDYKVNLSDEQIEAAIKPAVESLLKSREMKKELENLEEKTVDWRDVDYNQDERLDKEELMDLIQLLRTNSTKLMFTNEIGAELLMIDHPDFRRRILMLADLFPIQ